From Deinococcus aquaticus, one genomic window encodes:
- a CDS encoding putative bifunctional diguanylate cyclase/phosphodiesterase codes for MILPAPRSVHRGTGLAALGLGAGYLLHLMHLAGWTSTSPEWALWPYLLVFLGSAALIWSLAARTEAPGAWRWLAAGTFCWGVGNALYTLGNVQAGVLGFTDPWFLALPACMLVAFWLFERRWPSLPSREARLDVAAQVMAAGAYLWFFVLAEQMQSAGPSLLSNLVAALYPLSDLVLLSLLVAQTWRGPDGAPRGMGFLAAGMVLFVVADTGYTILALQDAYEGNMWPDALWPLAALLFTAGAWQAGQPRPLTVSAPRRPRSLWYGPLAPYSALLAGFMLLGAVRLPLEARGALYATFFAAVFVAARQTLTLRQLEDSRARLEFQSRHDALTGLGNRRQLHLTLDARLRGPVGTGLLIVDLDDFRFVNEALGHRAGDTFLQRTAATLRSEAAALNGECFHLSADEFVVIVPAARDEQLGVAGEALLHALRAPVTLEGQVLNITASVGAALAPAAGLLDSAGLLRRADLAMKEAKRTGRNALRLFDPLRDDAAAARRVTIETRLRGAAERGELQLHYQPQLERGGQRVHFEALLRWQDAQLGAVSPAEFVPVAEGAGLMVDLDRWVIAQACRQLAGWRAAGRPWQVAVNISPPNLVRPDFLPFLLRTLRQHGLPHAALSLEVTERLLIENEAQARQTLQALMDLSIEVAVDDFGVGQSSLSSLLRLPISVLKVDRAFVTELTGDRADGQAAFKVVQAVVGLGRALNLRVVAEGVETPEQAQLLWELGVDALQGYWIGRATPPDAVAGTVPTGAVPTGTAPPAPGVA; via the coding sequence ATGATCCTGCCCGCGCCCCGCTCTGTTCACAGGGGCACCGGTCTGGCGGCGCTGGGCCTGGGAGCCGGGTACCTGCTGCACCTGATGCATCTGGCCGGCTGGACTTCCACTTCGCCGGAGTGGGCGCTGTGGCCGTACCTGCTGGTCTTTCTGGGATCGGCGGCGCTGATCTGGTCACTGGCGGCCCGCACGGAAGCGCCGGGCGCGTGGCGGTGGCTGGCAGCTGGGACGTTCTGCTGGGGCGTCGGGAACGCCCTGTACACGCTGGGGAACGTGCAGGCGGGCGTGCTGGGGTTCACGGACCCCTGGTTCCTGGCGCTACCGGCCTGCATGCTGGTGGCTTTCTGGCTGTTCGAGCGGCGCTGGCCGTCGCTGCCGTCGCGCGAAGCGCGGCTGGATGTGGCGGCGCAGGTCATGGCAGCCGGGGCGTACCTGTGGTTTTTCGTGCTGGCCGAGCAGATGCAGAGCGCCGGCCCGTCGCTGCTGTCGAATCTCGTGGCGGCGCTGTACCCGCTGTCGGACCTGGTGCTGCTGAGCCTGCTGGTGGCGCAGACGTGGCGCGGCCCGGACGGCGCGCCGCGCGGCATGGGGTTCCTCGCGGCGGGCATGGTGCTATTCGTGGTGGCGGATACCGGGTACACCATCCTGGCGCTGCAGGACGCGTACGAGGGCAACATGTGGCCGGACGCGCTGTGGCCGCTGGCGGCGCTGCTGTTCACGGCGGGGGCGTGGCAGGCAGGTCAGCCGCGCCCATTGACGGTCAGCGCGCCGCGCCGTCCGCGTTCCCTGTGGTACGGGCCGCTCGCGCCGTACTCGGCGCTGCTGGCCGGGTTCATGCTGCTGGGCGCTGTGCGACTGCCGCTGGAAGCGCGGGGGGCGCTGTACGCGACGTTCTTCGCGGCGGTATTCGTGGCGGCGCGGCAGACGCTGACGCTGCGCCAGCTGGAGGACAGCCGCGCGCGACTGGAATTCCAGTCCCGGCACGACGCCCTGACCGGACTGGGCAACCGCCGGCAGCTGCACCTGACGCTGGACGCCCGGCTGCGTGGGCCGGTGGGCACGGGGCTGCTGATCGTGGACCTGGATGACTTCCGTTTCGTGAACGAGGCGCTGGGGCACCGCGCCGGGGACACCTTCCTGCAACGCACGGCGGCCACGCTGCGCAGTGAGGCCGCCGCCCTGAACGGCGAGTGCTTTCACCTGAGCGCCGACGAGTTCGTGGTGATCGTCCCGGCCGCACGCGATGAGCAACTGGGCGTGGCGGGCGAGGCCCTGCTGCACGCCCTACGGGCGCCGGTGACGCTGGAAGGGCAGGTGCTGAACATCACGGCGTCGGTGGGCGCAGCGCTGGCCCCGGCGGCCGGACTGCTGGACAGCGCGGGCCTGCTACGCCGCGCGGACCTCGCCATGAAGGAAGCCAAACGCACCGGCCGCAACGCGCTGCGGCTGTTCGATCCGCTGCGGGACGACGCGGCGGCCGCGCGGCGGGTGACGATCGAGACGCGCCTGCGGGGCGCCGCCGAGCGCGGAGAGTTGCAACTGCACTACCAGCCGCAACTGGAGCGCGGCGGGCAGCGCGTGCATTTCGAGGCGCTGCTACGCTGGCAGGACGCGCAACTGGGCGCGGTCTCCCCGGCCGAGTTCGTGCCGGTCGCGGAAGGCGCGGGCCTGATGGTCGACCTGGACCGCTGGGTGATCGCACAGGCGTGCCGGCAGCTGGCCGGGTGGCGGGCAGCGGGACGGCCGTGGCAGGTGGCGGTGAACATCAGCCCGCCGAACCTGGTCCGGCCGGATTTCCTGCCGTTCCTGCTGCGGACGCTGCGGCAGCACGGCCTGCCGCACGCCGCGCTGAGCCTGGAAGTCACGGAGCGCCTGCTGATCGAGAACGAGGCGCAGGCCCGGCAGACCCTTCAGGCCCTGATGGACCTGAGCATCGAGGTGGCCGTGGATGACTTCGGGGTGGGGCAGTCGTCGCTGTCGTCGCTGCTGCGCCTGCCGATCAGCGTGTTGAAGGTGGACCGGGCGTTCGTGACGGAACTCACGGGGGACCGCGCGGACGGTCAGGCGGCGTTCAAGGTGGTGCAGGCGGTCGTGGGTCTGGGCCGCGCCCTGAACCTGCGGGTGGTGGCCGAGGGGGTGGAAACCCCGGAGCAGGCGCAACTGCTGTGGGAACTCGGCGTGGACGCCCTGCAGGGGTACTGGATCGGCCGGGCCACGCCGCCCGACGCGGTGGCCGGCACCGTGCCGACCGGGGCGGTACCGACTGGAACCGCGCCGCCCGCCCCCGGCGTTGCCTGA
- a CDS encoding potassium/proton antiporter: MGEVHTEVFLLAAGVLLLVSLLVSRLGGRLGIPGLLLFLGVGMLAGSDGLGIQFHDYRFAQALGTLALCFILFQGGLGTHWGQTRPVVRRGLSLATVGVLITAGVMAVFVHFAFGFPWLSAWLLGAIVSSTDASAVFSVLKERQLGLKGDVAPLLEFESGGNDPMAVFLTVGILELMANPGMSVLGIVPLFFKQMLIGAVFGVVLGRAALWILNRLQLQFEGLYSVLSLALALTIFAGTAVAGGSGFLAIYIAGVILGNADFIHKRSLLSFHDGLSWLMQVAMFLTLGLLVNPRELLPTAGLALACALVLVFLARPLSVYVSLARAKMPLNEKSMVAWVGLRGAVPIVLATFPLLAGAERAGTLFNIVFFIVLTSVLLQGTTLTLVARFLRVREEVPEVTQYPITYTPTGHNKNEMVEVEVRAGSAADGQRIMDLKLPPEALVILIHRGGEFLIPKGATELTGGDSVLVLAGETELREVEGKLHRPAGAV; the protein is encoded by the coding sequence ATGGGTGAGGTGCATACGGAGGTCTTCCTGCTGGCGGCGGGTGTGCTGCTGCTGGTGAGTCTGCTGGTCAGTCGGTTGGGGGGGCGCCTGGGCATTCCGGGCCTGCTGCTGTTCCTGGGCGTGGGCATGCTGGCCGGGTCGGACGGGCTGGGCATTCAGTTCCATGATTACCGATTCGCTCAGGCGCTGGGCACGCTGGCGCTGTGCTTCATTCTGTTTCAGGGGGGGCTGGGCACTCACTGGGGGCAGACACGTCCCGTGGTGCGCCGGGGCCTGAGTCTGGCGACGGTGGGTGTGCTGATCACGGCGGGCGTGATGGCGGTGTTCGTGCATTTCGCGTTCGGGTTCCCGTGGCTCTCGGCGTGGCTGCTGGGCGCGATTGTCAGCAGCACGGACGCCAGCGCGGTGTTCAGTGTCCTCAAGGAGCGGCAACTGGGGCTGAAGGGGGACGTGGCCCCGCTGCTGGAGTTCGAGTCGGGCGGGAACGACCCGATGGCGGTCTTCCTGACGGTGGGGATCCTGGAACTCATGGCCAATCCGGGCATGAGCGTGCTGGGGATCGTGCCGCTGTTCTTCAAGCAGATGCTGATCGGGGCGGTGTTCGGGGTGGTGCTGGGCCGCGCGGCCCTGTGGATCCTGAACCGCCTGCAGTTGCAGTTCGAGGGTCTGTACTCGGTGCTGAGTCTGGCGCTGGCCCTGACGATCTTTGCGGGCACGGCGGTGGCGGGCGGCAGCGGGTTCCTGGCGATCTACATCGCGGGCGTGATTCTGGGGAACGCGGATTTCATTCACAAGCGCAGCCTGCTGTCGTTCCATGACGGGCTGTCGTGGCTGATGCAGGTGGCGATGTTCCTCACGCTGGGCCTGCTGGTCAACCCGCGCGAGCTGCTGCCCACGGCGGGACTGGCGCTGGCGTGCGCGCTGGTGCTGGTGTTCCTGGCGCGGCCCCTGAGTGTGTACGTCAGTCTGGCGCGCGCGAAGATGCCCCTGAACGAGAAGAGCATGGTGGCGTGGGTGGGGCTGCGCGGCGCGGTGCCGATCGTGCTGGCGACCTTCCCGCTGCTGGCGGGCGCGGAGCGGGCGGGCACGCTGTTCAACATCGTGTTCTTCATCGTGCTGACCAGCGTGCTGCTGCAGGGCACGACCCTGACGCTGGTGGCGCGCTTCCTGCGGGTGCGGGAGGAGGTGCCGGAAGTCACGCAGTACCCGATCACGTACACGCCGACCGGGCACAACAAGAACGAGATGGTCGAGGTCGAGGTCCGGGCGGGCAGCGCCGCCGACGGGCAGCGCATCATGGACCTGAAACTCCCGCCCGAGGCGCTGGTGATCCTGATTCACCGGGGCGGGGAGTTCCTGATTCCCAAGGGAGCCACCGAACTGACCGGCGGGGACAGCGTGCTGGTCCTGGCGGGCGAGACCGAACTGCGGGAAGTGGAAGGCAAACTGCACCGCCCGGCCGGGGCCGTGTAG
- a CDS encoding lamin tail domain-containing protein → MSNSTFRRGLVLLASVSLALSSCGRVPLTGDARLSTLAAAGEPVINELFYDSAGTDVGTFIELRGPAGLSLSGYTLAAFDTAGTQYRTITLSGTIPASGYFVVAQDTTVASRNLVNAGADLNNGAGSVRLLKGTGIVDGVAYGSPTSNKGEGTSAATTGAGSALARVPDGSDTNANSVDFKVQLSTPGAANGGGTGGGGTGGGGGATGKKVLFDLTKAEDAGNADWRIDGAYSDYASALRGLGYTVSSVTGTSITSTSLSGASVLVIPEPQNPFSDAERAAIQSFVQNGGGVFMITDHRASDRNNNGWDSPEVFGGWDGSTPASVSSALQASLNSDAIFGLNASFNSSFSDPVLTATPVTTHPILNGVSSAGVYVGTSVDVLAGTALMGTGGKTYLAVNSVGSGRVAMWGDSSTFGDNTYSDGSTGTYNNWPNLSNAAMGKNVVRWLAGDL, encoded by the coding sequence ATGTCCAATTCAACCTTCCGGCGCGGCCTAGTGCTGCTGGCCTCCGTTTCTCTTGCCCTGTCCTCGTGTGGTCGCGTGCCACTCACGGGGGACGCGCGTCTGTCCACGCTGGCGGCAGCGGGTGAGCCGGTCATCAACGAGCTGTTCTACGATTCGGCCGGGACGGACGTGGGGACGTTCATTGAACTCAGGGGCCCGGCGGGCCTGAGCCTGAGCGGGTACACGCTGGCGGCGTTCGACACGGCGGGCACGCAGTACCGCACGATCACGCTGTCCGGGACAATTCCGGCGAGCGGGTACTTCGTGGTAGCGCAGGACACGACGGTGGCCAGCCGAAATCTGGTGAATGCGGGCGCGGACCTGAACAACGGGGCGGGCAGCGTGCGCCTCCTGAAGGGCACGGGGATCGTTGACGGGGTGGCGTACGGTTCGCCCACCAGCAACAAAGGTGAGGGCACCTCGGCCGCTACGACCGGCGCGGGCAGCGCCCTGGCACGCGTGCCGGACGGGTCGGACACGAACGCGAACAGCGTGGATTTCAAGGTTCAGCTCAGCACGCCGGGAGCGGCGAACGGTGGCGGGACGGGTGGCGGCGGGACGGGTGGGGGGGGCGGCGCGACCGGGAAGAAGGTGCTGTTCGACCTGACGAAGGCCGAGGACGCCGGGAACGCCGACTGGCGCATCGACGGGGCGTACAGCGATTACGCCTCGGCGCTGCGTGGCCTGGGGTACACGGTGAGCAGCGTCACAGGCACCAGCATCACCTCGACCAGTCTGTCGGGAGCGTCGGTACTGGTGATTCCGGAGCCGCAGAATCCGTTCAGTGATGCCGAGCGCGCCGCGATTCAGAGCTTCGTGCAGAACGGCGGTGGGGTGTTCATGATCACCGATCACCGCGCCAGCGACCGCAACAACAACGGCTGGGACAGCCCGGAAGTGTTTGGCGGCTGGGACGGCAGCACGCCCGCCAGCGTGAGTAGCGCGTTGCAGGCCAGCCTGAACAGTGACGCGATCTTCGGCCTGAATGCGTCGTTCAATTCCAGCTTCAGCGATCCGGTGCTCACGGCGACGCCCGTGACCACGCACCCGATCCTGAACGGCGTGAGCAGCGCCGGGGTGTACGTGGGCACCAGCGTGGACGTGCTGGCGGGCACGGCGCTGATGGGCACAGGCGGCAAGACGTACCTCGCGGTGAACAGCGTCGGCTCGGGTCGCGTGGCGATGTGGGGCGACAGCAGCACCTTCGGCGACAACACGTACTCGGACGGCAGCACGGGCACGTACAACAACTGGCCGAACCTGAGCAACGCGGCGATGGGCAAGAACGTGGTGCGCTGGCTGGCAGGGGACCTGTAA
- the pheS gene encoding phenylalanine--tRNA ligase subunit alpha has translation MQHEAIQAIQAATTLDELQTVKTRYVGKSGLVTRELGSLGKLAPEERKARGAEINAVRQAIQAALDDRETTLKREALDAQLASEAIDVTLPGLPLPAGGLHPINRVYDDLTGIYERLGYTVVEGPEVEDEHHNFEALNVPWYHPARDLQDTFWLEDGRLLRTHTSPMQIRYMVDHEPDLKIVVRGKVYRYEATDATHEAMFHQLEGLVVGDSISMADLKGTIAEMARGLYGAGAKVRFQPSYYPFVEPGADFAVYWDNPRGESKWLELGGCGMVHPSVFKAVDDLREAQGKERVYAGKTGFAFGLGPERIAMLKYKIPDIRYFYANDPRVIGQFRGELE, from the coding sequence ATGCAACACGAAGCCATCCAGGCCATACAGGCGGCCACCACCCTCGACGAACTCCAGACCGTCAAGACCCGCTACGTCGGCAAGAGCGGCCTCGTCACCCGCGAACTCGGCAGCTTAGGCAAACTCGCCCCCGAGGAACGCAAGGCGCGCGGCGCCGAGATCAACGCCGTCCGGCAGGCCATCCAGGCTGCCCTTGACGACCGCGAAACCACCCTGAAACGCGAAGCCCTGGACGCCCAGCTGGCCAGTGAAGCCATCGACGTCACCCTCCCCGGCCTCCCGCTCCCCGCAGGCGGCCTGCACCCCATCAACCGCGTGTACGACGACCTGACCGGCATCTACGAACGCCTCGGGTACACCGTCGTCGAAGGGCCCGAAGTCGAAGACGAACACCACAACTTCGAAGCCCTCAACGTCCCCTGGTACCACCCCGCCCGCGACCTCCAGGACACCTTCTGGCTTGAGGACGGCCGCCTGCTGCGCACCCACACCAGCCCCATGCAGATCCGCTACATGGTCGACCACGAACCCGACCTGAAGATCGTCGTGCGCGGCAAGGTCTACCGCTACGAAGCCACCGACGCCACCCATGAAGCCATGTTCCACCAACTCGAAGGCCTCGTCGTCGGCGACAGCATCAGCATGGCCGACCTGAAAGGCACCATCGCCGAAATGGCCCGCGGCCTCTACGGCGCAGGCGCCAAAGTCCGCTTCCAGCCCAGCTACTACCCCTTCGTGGAACCCGGCGCGGACTTCGCCGTGTACTGGGACAACCCCCGCGGCGAAAGCAAATGGCTGGAACTCGGCGGGTGCGGCATGGTTCACCCCAGCGTCTTCAAAGCCGTCGACGACCTCCGCGAAGCCCAGGGCAAGGAGCGCGTGTACGCAGGCAAGACCGGCTTCGCGTTCGGCCTCGGCCCGGAACGCATCGCCATGCTCAAGTACAAGATCCCCGACATCCGCTACTTCTACGCCAACGACCCGAGAGTGATCGGGCAGTTCCGGGGAGAGCTGGAGTGA
- a CDS encoding NUDIX hydrolase yields MTLRSRAVAIILNEVANDQPEVLLMLRRKQGRAYATLPGGGIEDGETPEGACVREVLEEVNLTVTVGPPLLVLENIGNLEHYFRAHVQSGEMRLGDGPEAIRSSDENWYSPQWVPLTELDAVNLVPERARELVREVAAQ; encoded by the coding sequence ATGACTTTGAGATCAAGAGCCGTCGCCATCATCCTCAACGAGGTCGCCAACGATCAGCCCGAGGTGCTGCTAATGCTGCGCCGCAAGCAGGGCCGCGCGTACGCCACGCTGCCCGGCGGCGGCATCGAAGACGGCGAGACGCCCGAAGGGGCCTGCGTCCGCGAGGTGCTGGAGGAAGTGAACCTGACCGTCACGGTCGGCCCGCCCCTCCTCGTGCTGGAGAACATCGGCAACCTGGAGCACTACTTCCGGGCGCACGTGCAGTCCGGCGAGATGCGCCTCGGCGACGGCCCGGAAGCCATCCGCAGCAGCGACGAGAACTGGTACTCGCCGCAGTGGGTGCCCCTCACGGAACTGGACGCCGTGAACCTCGTGCCCGAGCGGGCGCGGGAACTCGTACGCGAGGTGGCTGCGCAATGA
- a CDS encoding endonuclease domain-containing protein gives MTPHDARTSPSTDVARMLRRRMTPEEILLWQHLRRRQLGVTFRRQEPMGRYVADFVCYERTLVIELDGSQHLNSDADRERDADMLDHGFQTLRFWNNEVRSNIPGVLERIQQVLDARKDL, from the coding sequence GTGACCCCACATGACGCGCGCACCAGCCCATCCACCGACGTGGCCCGCATGCTGCGCAGGCGCATGACCCCCGAAGAAATCCTCCTGTGGCAGCACCTGCGCCGCAGACAACTCGGCGTAACGTTCCGCAGACAGGAACCCATGGGCCGGTACGTCGCGGACTTCGTCTGCTACGAACGCACCCTCGTCATCGAACTCGACGGCAGCCAACACCTGAACAGCGACGCCGATCGGGAACGAGACGCCGACATGCTCGACCACGGCTTCCAGACCCTGCGCTTCTGGAACAACGAAGTGCGAAGCAACATCCCCGGCGTCCTCGAACGAATCCAGCAAGTCCTGGACGCCAGAAAGGACCTTTAG
- a CDS encoding phenylalanine--tRNA ligase subunit beta yields the protein MKIPYSWLKELVPGLPVVSELEPIFAQLGLPLEGVEEVTAPPAGVLMVAVKAAEAMPGTQLTKLTLDAGDHGEKVIASGAGNAVGLPVGTMLALVSPGTELGGLTYGVRALQGVESWGMAASAKELGLGESSAGLMLFPAGTAKPGTPMRELWAADHVLDVEVTPNRADVLSALGLARDLAAFLKLELVEPAAGPEAVGEGEIRVSLPEKGIRIERDPTQKLRFGCDRFVARTVSGLRNGPAPLWMQRRVSLSGMRSIDLIVDTSNYVMLELGQPTALYDRRDVRGDQILVAFGLRQGERVRDLMGGEHEVGPEDLLILDGAQPEVSTVAEAFETAKQPKVGDTVLGIAGIMGGDHGHVRADTTDVVVEVAHFDPVLLRRTSTRLGLKTDAVYRYERGVDPLLPERAAARLVGLLGNAGGQVHPGATVVGDPEIPGRIEATGEQIRALLGMPVDTDEMRGILTRLGCVVEGEGDALSVVPPSWRVDMAIWQDLAEEVARLHGFVHLPESLPTLRVHESNIGAEKPGVARATLRRTLAGIGAQEVVTYTFTSDEEAEKARTERPGVRLRNPLTADRTGMRTALYPSLVKAAQAHAKGDRVLIFEMGRVFPASGETERVGLLMRGPLAPRTDQAGVAGDFRAFKGLVESLAGTLGASFELRQLRAEAVPSALHPGIAGEVVWNGQSVGWLGALHPEIAQAFGLKGDTFLMEAALPLPGREWAFRDPSRAPAAWRDLAVITPAGVSYGEIAALLREHGGTLLESVEPFDVFTGEQIGAGNRSVAVRLVFRGDRTLTDAEVDPVMDALMRAVRTQGWSIREK from the coding sequence ATGAAAATTCCGTATTCGTGGTTGAAGGAACTGGTGCCGGGTCTGCCGGTCGTGTCGGAGCTGGAGCCGATCTTCGCGCAGCTGGGTCTGCCGCTGGAGGGTGTGGAGGAGGTCACGGCGCCGCCAGCGGGGGTGCTGATGGTAGCGGTGAAGGCGGCGGAGGCGATGCCGGGCACGCAGTTGACGAAACTGACGCTGGACGCTGGTGATCACGGTGAGAAGGTCATTGCGTCGGGTGCGGGGAACGCGGTGGGTCTCCCGGTGGGGACGATGCTGGCGCTGGTGTCGCCGGGCACGGAGCTGGGCGGCCTGACGTATGGCGTGCGGGCGTTGCAGGGCGTGGAGTCGTGGGGCATGGCGGCCAGCGCGAAGGAGCTGGGTCTGGGCGAGAGCAGCGCGGGCCTGATGCTGTTCCCGGCCGGGACAGCGAAACCGGGCACGCCCATGCGCGAGCTGTGGGCGGCGGATCACGTGCTGGATGTGGAGGTCACGCCGAACCGCGCAGATGTGCTGAGCGCGCTGGGGCTGGCGCGGGATCTGGCAGCGTTCCTGAAACTGGAGCTGGTGGAACCGGCGGCCGGGCCGGAGGCGGTGGGGGAGGGCGAGATCCGCGTGTCCCTGCCGGAGAAGGGCATCCGCATCGAGCGTGACCCGACGCAGAAGTTGCGTTTCGGTTGCGACCGTTTCGTGGCGCGCACGGTCAGTGGACTGCGGAACGGTCCGGCGCCGCTGTGGATGCAGCGCCGCGTGAGCCTGTCCGGCATGCGCTCCATTGACCTGATCGTGGATACCAGCAATTACGTGATGCTGGAACTGGGCCAGCCGACGGCGCTGTACGACCGGCGGGACGTGCGGGGCGATCAGATTCTCGTGGCGTTCGGGCTGCGGCAGGGCGAGCGGGTGCGGGACCTGATGGGCGGCGAGCACGAGGTCGGCCCCGAGGACCTGCTGATCCTCGACGGCGCGCAGCCCGAGGTGTCCACGGTCGCGGAGGCCTTCGAGACCGCGAAGCAGCCCAAAGTGGGCGACACGGTGCTGGGCATCGCGGGCATCATGGGCGGCGATCACGGGCACGTGCGCGCCGACACGACGGACGTGGTGGTGGAGGTCGCGCACTTCGATCCGGTGCTGCTGCGCCGCACGAGCACCCGCCTGGGCCTGAAGACGGACGCCGTGTACCGCTACGAGCGCGGCGTCGACCCCCTGCTGCCCGAGCGCGCGGCGGCCCGACTGGTGGGCCTGCTGGGCAACGCGGGCGGGCAGGTGCACCCCGGCGCGACCGTCGTGGGCGACCCGGAGATCCCCGGCCGGATCGAGGCGACGGGCGAGCAGATCCGCGCGCTGCTGGGCATGCCCGTGGACACCGACGAGATGCGCGGCATCCTCACCCGCCTCGGGTGCGTTGTGGAGGGCGAGGGGGACGCCCTGAGTGTCGTGCCGCCCTCGTGGCGGGTGGACATGGCGATCTGGCAGGATCTCGCCGAGGAGGTCGCGCGCCTGCACGGCTTCGTGCACCTGCCCGAGAGCCTCCCCACCCTGCGCGTGCATGAGAGCAACATCGGCGCCGAGAAGCCCGGCGTGGCCCGCGCGACCCTGCGCCGCACCCTGGCCGGCATCGGCGCGCAGGAGGTCGTGACGTACACCTTCACCAGCGACGAGGAAGCCGAGAAGGCCCGCACTGAGCGGCCCGGCGTGCGCCTGCGCAACCCCCTGACCGCCGACCGCACCGGGATGCGCACCGCGCTGTACCCCAGCCTCGTGAAGGCCGCGCAGGCCCACGCGAAGGGCGACCGCGTGCTGATCTTCGAGATGGGCCGCGTCTTCCCCGCCAGCGGCGAGACCGAACGCGTCGGCCTCCTGATGCGCGGCCCGCTGGCGCCCCGCACCGATCAGGCGGGCGTCGCCGGGGACTTCCGGGCATTCAAGGGCCTCGTGGAGTCGCTGGCGGGCACCCTGGGGGCCAGCTTCGAACTGCGCCAGTTGCGCGCTGAGGCCGTCCCCAGTGCCCTGCACCCCGGCATCGCGGGCGAGGTCGTCTGGAACGGCCAGAGCGTCGGCTGGCTCGGCGCGCTGCACCCCGAAATCGCCCAGGCGTTCGGCCTCAAGGGCGACACCTTCCTGATGGAAGCCGCGCTGCCCCTGCCGGGCCGCGAGTGGGCGTTCCGCGACCCCAGCCGCGCGCCCGCCGCGTGGCGCGACCTCGCCGTCATCACCCCCGCCGGTGTCAGCTACGGCGAGATCGCCGCGCTGCTGCGCGAACACGGCGGCACCCTGCTGGAAAGCGTGGAACCCTTCGACGTGTTCACCGGCGAGCAGATCGGCGCGGGCAACCGCTCCGTCGCGGTGCGCCTCGTCTTCCGCGGCGACAGGACCCTCACCGACGCCGAGGTGGACCCCGTCATGGACGCCCTCATGCGCGCCGTCCGCACGCAGGGGTGGAGCATCCGCGAGAAGTAA
- a CDS encoding NUDIX domain-containing protein, whose translation MQLRAVWGNAPLMAASAGALIQDEHGRVLLQRRGDDGLWGEPGGALEPGEDFLTGARRELFEETGLDCPNLTLMPLSEGLQDGPELFHRYPNGHEIYIIGMRAHGTLSAAALEQAAPDDSGETLELRWFPLDALPDLSNNANRASMNVLRARAGLPPLPLAPTPPAPPVGNFLMDLRRVIGPRPWFAPGSNVLVTDDRGRLLLLRHGHTRLWTLPGGSLEPGETFAGAAARELFEETGLRAAHLIPLHMFAGPEYRFTYPNGHVVDYVSVLYRAHGVTGTLTPQDGEVLEVGWFSPDDLPGDEELSGELSRANLRWWRTHG comes from the coding sequence ATGCAACTGCGGGCCGTGTGGGGCAACGCGCCCCTGATGGCGGCGTCGGCGGGCGCGCTGATTCAGGACGAGCACGGGCGGGTGCTGCTGCAACGCCGGGGTGATGACGGCCTGTGGGGCGAACCGGGCGGCGCGCTGGAACCCGGCGAGGACTTCCTGACCGGCGCCCGCCGCGAACTGTTCGAGGAGACCGGCCTGGACTGCCCCAACCTGACCCTCATGCCACTGTCCGAGGGCTTGCAGGACGGCCCGGAACTATTCCACCGCTACCCGAACGGGCACGAGATCTACATCATCGGGATGCGTGCGCACGGCACGCTGAGCGCCGCCGCGCTGGAGCAGGCCGCGCCGGACGACAGCGGCGAGACGCTGGAACTCCGCTGGTTCCCGCTGGACGCCCTGCCGGACCTCAGCAACAACGCCAACCGCGCCAGCATGAACGTCCTGCGCGCCCGCGCGGGCCTGCCGCCCCTGCCACTGGCCCCCACCCCACCCGCGCCGCCGGTCGGGAACTTCCTGATGGATCTGCGGCGCGTGATCGGCCCGCGCCCCTGGTTCGCGCCCGGCTCGAACGTCCTCGTCACCGACGACCGGGGCCGCCTCCTGCTGCTGCGGCACGGGCACACCCGCCTGTGGACGCTGCCCGGCGGCAGCCTGGAACCCGGCGAGACCTTCGCAGGGGCAGCCGCGCGGGAACTGTTCGAGGAGACCGGCCTGCGCGCCGCCCACCTGATCCCCCTGCACATGTTCGCCGGCCCCGAGTACCGCTTCACGTACCCGAACGGACACGTGGTGGACTACGTGTCGGTCCTGTACCGCGCCCACGGCGTCACCGGCACCCTCACCCCGCAGGACGGCGAGGTGCTGGAGGTCGGCTGGTTCAGCCCCGACGACCTGCCGGGCGACGAGGAACTCAGCGGCGAGCTGAGCCGCGCGAACCTCCGCTGGTGGCGCACGCACGGCTGA